A region of the Denitrificimonas caeni genome:
ACCATTTTTAGCGGTAAACGCACCGTTAGTCTGGGGACGCAGCGTAAGAAGCTGACAGTATTTTTTTCAGACATTAAAGGTTTTACTGAACTCTCAGAAGAGCTTGAAGCCGAAGCGCTCACCGACGTGCTCAATACTTATCTGAATGAAATGTCAAAAATTGTTTTAAAGTACGGCGGCACTATTGATAAGTTTATTGGTGACAGCGTTATGGTGTTTTTTGGTGACCCTACGACACAAGGCTCCAAAAAAGATGCCATTGCTGCCGTTTCTATGGCTATTGCCATGCGCAAACATATGAAAGTGCTACGCCAACAATGGCGTGCACAAGGCATTGATAAGCCGCTCGAGATTCGTATGGGGATTAATACCGGTTATTGCACCGTCGGTAACTTTGGGGCTGATACCCGTATGGACTATACGATTATTGGCCGTGAAGTGAACCTCGCTAGCCGCTTGGAAAGTGCTGCTGAGGCCGGTGAAATCTTAATGTCGAACGAGACCTACTCACTGACTAAAGATGTAGTAATGGCCCGGGATAAGGGGCAAATCAATGTAAAAGGCTTCTCACGGCCGATTCAGATTTTCCAAGTGGTGGATTTTCGCCGCGATCTGGGCGCCACTAGCAGCTATGTTGAGCACGAGTTGCCGGGCTTTTCTATGTATTTGGACACCAATAATATTCAGAACTACGATAAAGAACGGGTTATAGGAGCCCTTAAAGAAGCGGCTGAGCGTTTGCGCGACAAAATTATTATGTAAAGAGTTGCAACACATCTTGCTCATCAAATGGCCAGTTTAACTCTTGGCCATTATCCACCCTGCGCAGCACTGGAATTGTTAAAGCATAACGTTCGAGCCAGTCTGCTGAATCAATAATATCCAGTAACTCGACAATTAAACCCTGCGCAACAAAGGGCTGTAAAACCTGCTCAGCCTCATCGCAGAGGTGACAGCCTAAAGTACCGAATAACTGGCAATGTGCTTGCATTGTGGCTCTGCTTCTAAAGTTAATTAAGCTGCGATTATAATTAAACAGGCGTTTAAAATCAGCTAAAACTCATAAAAGTCGACAAATCCACAAAATGCAAGGATTTTAGGAAGGATTTTCAGGTTTGTGCGATACTGTCTCAATCTAAGTATTTGAGGCCTTTTTATATGATTTATTCATGAACGCGCAAAATTATTATACAAAAATACAAAATATTGAGATTGAAGGCGTAGATGATCTTATTGTTCGCTCGCTACTTGATCGTCAGCAATACTATGACCCCGAAGGTGCAGCCTTGCGTTTGGGTATTTGCTCAACATCTTGGTCGCTGTTTGGCATGCTCTGGCCATCCAGTATTCGACTGGCAAGCGCCTTAGCTTTACGGCCCGTGAACCCAGAAGAAAAGATTTTAGAAATTGGCTGTGGCCTGGCTTTAGCCAGTTTAGTGGCGCACCGTCGCGGCGCTAATATTACTGCGTCCGATCGCCACCCTAAAGCCAAATTATTCTTGCAGGAAAACTTGTTATTAAATAACCTGCCGAAGTTACCTTTCCGCCATGGTCAGTGGGGAGAGCACCCGACGCCATCGATTGCCGACACCGGTGCTGCGCTCCTGGAGAAAAAATACGACTTAATTGTTGGCAGTGATTTGCTCTACGAACCAGATATGCCGAACGAGCTGGCACGCTTTGTTAACCTGCACGCCAGTGAAAAATCTGAAGTCTGGATTGTCGACCCTAATCGCGGTTATCGCACGGCGTTTAATCGAAAGATGGATAAGCTTGGATTTGGCTTGAGTTCCGATGAAGTCATCATCGAAAATGATCCAGAGCATGGAGCCTACCGTGGGCGCTTACTGATTTATAATCGCTGCTAGCCTGCCCTGCTTGTGCTAAATAGAAGCTCGAGCAGGCTTACTTTGATTTAATCCATGAATAAAAAAAGGGTGACCGAAGTCACCCTTTTTTGTGAACGCTAAGAACTGTATTAGTTCTTGCCTTCTTGAGCTTGACGGATCAAATCACCTAAGGTGGTTGGACCAGCAGCTTCTACTTCCTGCTTACGCATTTCTTTCATTGCATCTTTTTCTTCTTCAACGTCTTTAGACTTGATAGACAAGTTAATAACGCGAGATTTGCGGTCGATGTTGATGATTTTCGCTTCAACCTCGTCGCCTTCTTTCAGAACGTTACGCGCGTCTTCAACACGGTCACGGCTGATTTCAGATGCTTTCAGAACTGCTTCGATGTCGTCAGCCAAAAGGATAACTGCACCTTTAGCGTCAACTTCTTTAACAGTACCGGTAACGATAGTGCCTTTCTCGTGCTCTGAAGCATAGCTGGAGAATGGATCGTCTTCTAACTGCTTAAGACCAAGGGAGATACGCTCACGCTCTGGGTCAACAGATAGAATAACAGTCTCTAGCTCATCGCCTTTCTTGTAGCGACGAACAGCTTCTTCGCCTGCTTCATGCCAGCTGATGTCAGACAAGTGCACTAAACCATCGATGCCGCCATCTAGACCGATAAAGATACCAAAGTCAGTGATCGACTTAATAGTACCGGAGACTTTATCGTTCTTATTGAACTGGCTGGAGAAATCTTCCCATGGGTTAGATTTGCACTGCTTGATACCCAGAGAAATACGACGGCGCTCTTCATCGATGTCCAGAACCTGAACTTCAACTTCGTCACCAACCTGTACGACTTTGGATGGGTGAATATTCTTGTTAGTCCAGTCCATTTCTGAAACGTGAACCAACCCTTCAACACCTTCTTCCAGCTCAGCAAAGCAACCGTAGTCCGTCAGGTTGGTTACACGTGCATTAACACGCGTACCTTCTGGGTAACGGGCTTTGATTGCTACCCATGGATCTTCGCCCAACTGCTTCAGGCCTAAAGAAACACGGTTACGCTCGCGGTCGAATTTCAATACTTTAACGTCGATCTCGTCGCCAACGTTAACGATTTCGCTTGGGTGCTTAATGCGCTTCCAAGCCATATCAGTAATGTGCAACAGACCATCAACACCACCCAGATCAACGAATGCACCGTAATCTGTAAGGTTCTTAACGATACCTTTAACTTGCTGACCTTCTTGCAGGTTCTCAAGTAGTGCTTCGCGCTCAGCGCTGTTTTCTGCTTCAAGAACGCTACGACGTGAAACAACAACGTTGTTACGTTTTTGATCAAGCTTGATTACTTTGAACTCAAGCTCTTTACCTTCTAGATGCGTAGTGTCGCGAACAGGGCGAACGTCTACCAAAGAACCTGGTAAGAACGCGCGAATACCGTTCACATCAACTGTAAAGCCACCTTTAACCTTACCGTTGATAACACCGATGACCACTTCTTCAGCGTTAAATGACGCTTCAAGAACCAGCCAAGACTCAGCACGCTTAGCTTTTTCACGGGATAGTTTGGTTTCACCAAAACCATCTTCTACCGCGTCAAGCGCAACGTGGACTTCATCACCCACTTTAATCGTCAGTTCGCCTTGCTCATTGTAGAACTGCTCAACGGGGATAACACCTTCTGATTTTAAACCAGCGTGTACTGTTACCCAATCACCGTCGATATCAACAATAATGCCGCTGATGATTGCACCGGGCTGCATGTCTAAAGTTTTTAGGCTTTCTTCAAAAAGGTCTGCAAAGCTTTCGCTCATGTTTAATCCTGCTGATCGAGGGCAAAAATCTGCCCAAATCCACATTCCAGATATAATGTGGTCTTATTTATAAGTTGAAAGCATGGCAGCTATTATCTGGGAGCTGCACATGATCCAATTTTGAGCTAAACACACTCTTGTGTGGCTGCTCGTTATCCAGCAAGGCTGCGTACTGCAACTTCACTGAGAATTCTTTCTAATACCTGTTCGATGGTCATTGTGGTTGAGTCTAAGATGATTGCATCATCTGCAGGCTTCAACGGTGCAATAGCACGACTGGTATCGCGCTCATCGCGCGCACGAATCTCTTCGAGAAGACTCGTTAGGGTAACAGCTTCGCCTTTATCCTTCAACTGTAAATAACGGCGGCGCGCACGTTCCTCTGCACTTGCGGTTAAAAAAACCTTTAGCGGTGCGTCGGCAAAAACCACTGTGCCCATATCACGGCCATCGGCAATTAAGCCTGGGGCTTCACGAAAATCCTGTTGGCGGCGCAGTAAACCAGAGCGTACCGCAGGTAAAGCGGCTATTTGTGAGGCACAAGCACCAACGGTTTCATTGCGAATGGCATCTGTGACATCAACGTTTTCTAAAATAATGCGCTGATTGCCCTCTTCATCGAGGATAAACTGCACATCCAGCCCAACTGCTAAAACCTCCAGCGCTGCTTCGTTATCGAGCGGCACCTTGTGTTTATCTGCAGCCAGCGCTAAGACTCGATAGAGCGCACCGGAATCCAATAAGAGCCATTGCAAGCGCATGGCTAGCAAACCAGCCACTGTCCCTTTGCCGGAACCGCTAGGTCCGTCAATGGTGATTACCACTGGGCTATTCATGAGTGCACCTCGGGTTCCACATGCATACCGACCTGTTTGCACAGAGCCAAGAAATTAGGAAAGGAAGTAGCCACATGAACACTGTCGTGAATACGAATAGCTGCGTTAGCGCGCAATGCTGCAACACTAAATGACATGGCGATACGGTGGTCGCCGTGCGCCCAAATCTCACCGCCACCCATTGGCCCACCTTCAATAATGATGCCGTCAGGGGTGCCTTGGGCACTGACACCTAAGGTGGTTAAGCCATCAACCATTACTTGAATACGGTCTGACTCTTTCACCCGCAATTCTTCAGCACCGCGTAAAATAGTACGGCCTTCAGCGCAGGCGGCAGCAATAAACAACACGGGGAACTCATCGATGGCCAGTGGAACCAGCTCTAAGGGGATCTCAATCCCTTTTAGGCGTGAACTGCGCACACGAATATCTGCCACTAACTCACCGCCCACTTCATGAATGCGCTCAAGGCTTAGGTCTGCGCCCATCAGCTTCAAAATATCGATGATCCCTGTGCGCGTTGGATTGATCCCTATGTGCTCTAACAGCAACTCAGAGTCTGGAGCAATACAGGCAGCAACCATAAAGAAAGCTGCAGAGGAAATATCTGCCGGCACTTCAATGTGGGTCGCAGTTAAGGCGTGGTTGCTTTCAATTTTAGCGGTTGGCCCATTGACTTCCACTGGGTAACCAAAGCCCCGCAGCATCCGCTCGGTATGATCGCGGGTCGGTGCGGGTTCGGTGACTGAAGTTTCTCCGCTGGCGTACATTCCGGCGAGTAACAAGCATGATTTAACCTGAGCACTGGCCATTGGCATGGCATAGTGCATACCAGTTAAGCGCTGCCCGCCGCGCAAGGTCAAAGGTGGGCGCCCTTCTGCAGCAGTTTCAATTACTGCACCCATTTCACGTAAAGGTTTGGCAATACGGTTCATCGGGCGCTTAGAAAGAGAGGCGTCACCAGTAAGGGTCGTATCAAAGTTTTGCGCTGCCAAAATACCGGATAACAAGCGCATAGTGGTGCCGGAGTTGCCTACATAAATAGGGCCGGGAGGCGCTTGTAAACCATGTAAGCCAACGCCATGCACCACTACACGGCCTTTTTCGGGGCCTTCAATGACAACCCCCATATCACGAAACGCTTGGATGGTTGCTAAAGCATCTTCGCCTTCTAGAAAACCATCAATTTCGGTAACGCCTTCGGCTAAAGAGCCCAGCATAATTGCGCGGTGTGAGATGGATTTATCACCAGGCACACGAATACTGCCATTGACCTGCCCACCGGGGCTGGCTAAAAAAATCAGATTATTATCAAGCATGGTTTCCACATAGGCCCTTTGGGCTAAAATAGTACTGAAATGTTCGCGGGCTACACGTGCGCGGGTAAACACACCAAGCAAGTGACGCCCATCTTCTTCGGCAATTGCGTTGCGTAATACATCAAGGTCGCCACGAAACTGGTCCAGCTGTTGTAAGACTGCTTCACGGTTGGCAAGAAAAATATCGTGCCACATAACGGGATCACTGCCAGCTATGCGGGTAAAGTCGCGAAAGCCACCAGCGGCATAGCGAAATATCTCTAAGTTTTCACTTCTTTTCGCCAGCGAGTCGACTAAACCAAAGGCAAGGAGATGCGGCAAATGGCTGGTTGCTGCTAAAACGCGATCATGTTGATCCACGCTCATGCTTTCAACATCAGCGCCTAGACCTTGCCACAGTTGCTCGACGCAAGCTAAAGCCGCGGGATCGGTATGTGCGTGGGGCGTGAGAATGACCTTATGATGCTTAAACAAGCCTGGGTTAGCGGCCTCAACGCCACTGCGCTCGGAGCCAGCAATTGGGTGACCAAGCACCAATAAAGGCGGGAGTTTACCAAATGCTGCTTGGGCAGCCGCGAGCAAATGCCCTTTCACGCTACCAGCATCGGTAATAATAGTATTTTTTAAATTTAACGCCGCAAGTTTGCTCAGCAATGTTTGTAAAGCCAGTACCGGCACGGCCAGCATAATAACATCGGCATCTTTACAGGCGGCAGCCAGATCTGTACTGCAACTGTCTACCACCCCAAGCTCTACCGCGCGTTGACACGCCTGAAGGTTTAGGTCGACGCCGATGACCTCTTCGGCCAGACCTAAATCGCGAATACCTTTAGCAAAGGAGGCGCCGATCAAGCCTAAACCAATGACTACTAAACGCTTAACGAGCGGCGTTGCTGGGGGTGTTTTTTGCATATTAAGCCTGCTTTAAAACAGAGGTTAATACATCTAAGAACCTTTGGTTCTCGTTACTGGTGCCAATAGAAACCCGCAAAAAAGTAGGCATAGCGTAGCCAGCAACCGGACGAACAATGACCCCTTGCTCAAGTAACGCTTGGTTAATTGGTGCCGCATCCCGCTTAAAATCAACAGCAATAAAATTACCGCGCGAAGGCAGCCACGACAGTCCCAGCTGCTTAAAGCCCGCTTCTAATTGCTGCATACCTTGGCTGTTTAGCAGACGGCTGCGCTCTAGGTAATCGTTGTCTTCTAAGGCGGCACAAGCGGCAACTAAGGCTAAGCTGTTGACATTAAAAGGCTGGCGAACACGGTTGAGTATGTCGGCAACTTCTAGGGAGGAAACAGCGTAACCAACCCGCAATGCAGCTAAACCGTAAGCTTTAGAAAAGGTGCGGGAGACTAACAAGTTTGGGTAGCGGCTTAAGTAGGCCATACCATCGGGCAAGTCACTATCAGCTGCGTACTCGATATAGGCTTCATCCAGTACCACTAAAACGTCGCTGGGCACTTTAGCAAGGAAGGCATTTAACGCCGCTTGATCAAACCAAGTCCCTGTTGGGTTGTTTGGATTGGCAATAAATATCACCCGTGTATTGCTATCAATTGCGGCAGCCATAGCGTCCAAGTCATGACCATAGTCTTTGGCTGGCACTTCACGGCACTGCGCCCCGGAGGCCAAGGTGGCTATGGGGTATACAGCAAAGGCATGGGCGCTGAAAATAGCATTGCGTCCAGGCGCTAACCAAGCTCTAGCAATCAACTCTAAAATGTCATTGGAACCATTGCCTAGGGTGATTTGGTTAGGATCCACAGCATAATGCGCAGCCAGCTTGTCCTTTAGAATAAAGCCACTACCATCGGGGTAACGGGTCAGTTCCGGTAGCGCTTGAGAGATTGCTGCAGTCACTTTTGGACTGGGGCCAAGTGGGTTTTCATTACTGGCCAGTTTAACAATAGCCTCAGGCTGAAGCCCCAGTTCACGAGCCAGCTCCTCAACGGGTTTGCCTGGTACATAGGGCGACAGCTCTTGGACACTAGGTAATGCCAAGGCAAGAAGATCACGACTCATTTACTTTCCTCGAATACTTCACTGCCGCAATCAAGCGGCAGTTACAACACGACTAGAGAACAGCGTTGGGATAGGAACCCAAGACTTTCAAGCCAACGCTTTCCTGAGCAACTTTCTCAAGAGCATCGCGCACCAGTGGATCATCTTTATGGCCATAAAAGTCAATAAAGAAAACGTAAGACCATTTACCACTGCGTGACGGGCGGGTTTCGATGCGGGTCAAGTCAATGCCGCTGGCGTGAAAAGGAATCAATAATTCGTGCAGAGCACCAGGCTTGTTGCTCATGGAAATAATAACTGAGGTTTTATCATCGCCGGTGGCTGGCACAGTTTGATTGCCAATAATTAAAAAACGCGTGGAGTTATCCGGGCGGTCTTCAATTTTATCGGCAAGAATGCTTAGGCCATACAACTGCGCGGCCATATCACCGGCAATTGCCGCGCTATTCCATTCGCTTTTGACTCGTTTCGCCGCTTCTGCATTGCTCGAAACAGCAACCCGCTCCACATTGGGATAATGAGCGTCAAGCCACTTACGGCATTGCGCCAATGACTGTGCATGCGAATAGATACGGGAGATTTTCTCGGTTTTAGTGTTTTCCGCCACCAGCAAGTGGTGGTGAATCCGCAGCTCAACCTCACCGCAGATCACCAGATCATGCTCAAGAAAGCTGTCTAAGGTGTGATTAATCGCCCCTTCAGTCGAGTTCTCTACAGGAACCACACCAAAGCTGACTGCACCAGCAGCCACTTCACGGAAAATCTCATCAATGGCAGCCATAGGCTTGCTCACCACTGCCTGACCAAAGTGCTTTAGTGCAGCAGCCTGTGAAAAAGTGCCTTCTGGGCCTAAATAAGCAACTTTTAACGGTTGTTCTAAGGCTAAGCAAGTGGACATGATTTCACGGAATAAACGCGCCATTTCCTCATTGTCGAGTGGGCCTTTATTCAGTTCCATAATGCGTTTTAGCACTTGTGCTTCACGTTCAGGCCGATAGAAAATTGCTTCTTCACCCTCTTTCAAAGTGGCCATTTTGATGCGACCAACCTCTTGCGCGCAGCGGGCGCGCTGACTGATCAGCTCCAGGATCTTTTCATCTAAAGAGTCAATGCGTACGCGTAAAGCTTGCAGCTCATGATCACTCATTTATGCACGCTCCTTCTCGAACTCTTGCATATAGGCTACAAGCGCCTCTACTGCTTCTAACGATACGGCGTTATAAATTGAGGCGCGCATACCGCCAACCGAGCGATGGCCTTTAAGGTTTAACAAGCCACGCTCATCGGCGCCGGCTAAGAAAGCCTTGTCGAGCTTGGCGTCAGCCAAACGAAATGGCACGTTCATCCACGAGCGCGCATTGCTCGCCACTGGGTTGCTGTAGAAATCGCTGGCATCAATGGTTTGGTAGAGCAGTGCTTGTTTGGCGTGGTTAATCTTCGCCATGGCTTCTAAGCCGCCCTGCTCCTTCAGCCACTTAAAGACCAAACCAGATAAATACCATGAGAAAGTCGGTGGTGTGTTGTACATGGAGCCGTTATCAGCAGCCACCTTGTAGTTAAGCATGGTTGGGCAACTGGCACGTGCGCGCCCCAGCAAGTCTTCACGGACAATGGCAACCACTAAGCCGCTTGGGCCAATATTTTTCTGTGCACCAGCATAGATCATGCCGTAACGGCAGACTTGCAAAGGCTTAGAGAGAATGTCGGACGACATGTCGACCACCAGTGGGGTGTCGCCGGTTTGTGGTGTCCAATCAAATTGCAGTCCGCCAATGGTTTCATTGCTGGCGTAATGCACATAGGCAGCATCTTTGCTCAACTGCCATTCATTCTGACCAGGAATGGCAAAGTAGTCGTACTCTTTGGCACTGGCGGCTACATTGATATTGCCAAAACGGCTGGCTTCTTCAATGCTTTTACGTGACCAAATCCCTGTGTCGATATAGTCTGCCGTAGCACCTTCAGCTAAAAAATTGAGAGGGATCTGGGCAAATTGCTGACTGGCCCCGCCTTGCATAAACAACACTTTATAGTTGTCTGGTACCCCTAAAAGATCGCGCAAGTCTTGCTCGGCGGTGGCGGCAATGGAGGTGAACTCATCACCGCGGTGACTCATTTCCATCACTGACAGGCCTTTGCCGTGCCAATCCAGTAGCTCACTTTGTGCCTGTTTTAATACTGCTTCTGGCAGCGCAGCAGGTCCTGCGCAAAAATTATAAACTCTACTCACTGCTCTCTCACTCCTGCGGATTGCTTGGCTCGTCAGTAAGCGTCTCCGGCCCACTGCTTACGTCTTCATGATCAGCGTCTGCTGCAGCATTAACCGGCTCAGTTGCGCCCAATTCAGACTCAGCTAACTCTTCATCTTCGTCACTGTCGGCTGGGTCTTGCACCCGCTCCAAGCCCACTAAAGATTCATCTTTAGCTAAACGAATCAACATCACCCCTTGGGTGTTGCGCGACAGCGAAGAGACTTCGTCAACACGGGTACGCACTAAAGTACCTTGGTCGGAAATCAACATGATTTCTTCACCGTCAAGCACTTGAATAGCACCAACCAGCTTACCGTTGCGCTCATTGGAAACCATGGCAATGACCCCCTGACCACCGCGACGGTAATTAGGGAACTCAGTGATGGCGGTGCGCTTACCGTAACCACGCTCAGAAGCGGTGAGGATTTCACTGTCTTCTTCAGGAATGATCATGGAAATCAATTTCTGCTCTTCTGGCAGACGCATCCCTCTAACACCGCGAGCGGTACGGCCCATGGCGCGTACATCGGTTTCCGCAAAGCGTGTTACTTTACCGCCATCAGAGAACAGCATGACATCGTGCGTACCATCAGTAATGGCAGCAGAAATCAGGGTGTCATCTTCATCCAAAGCCAAAGCAATTAAGCCAGAGGTTCTGGGGCGGCTAAATTGTTCCAGTGGAGTTTTCTTCACGGTGCCGTTGGCAGTTGCCATAAAGATAAAGTAACCCTCGGTGTACTCATTGACCGGCAGCATTGCAGTGATCTTTTCACCGTCATCCAGTGGCAATAAGTTGACAATGGGGCGACCGCGGGACGTGCGGGAAGCTTCTGGGATTTCAAAAGTACGCTTCCAGTACACCTTGCCTTTGCTGGAGAATAGCAGCAGCGTGGTGTGGCTGTTAGCGACCAATAAGTGCTCAACATGGTCTTCATCTTTGACGCCAGTCGCCGCTTTCCCGCGGCCACCGCGGCGCTGGGCATTATAGGCATCCAGCGGTTGGCTTTTAGCGTAGCCAGAGTGCGAAATTGTTACTACGCGCTCTTCTTCAGTGATTAAGTCAGCAATGGTTAAATCAACATGGGAGGCGGTAATTTCCGTGCGGCGATCATCACCAAAGTCGGCTTTAACTTTTTCAAGCTCTTCACGGATCACTTCAAGTAAACGCTCAGCACTGCCCAAAATATGTAACAGCTCGCTAATTTGCTCAAGAATATCTTGGTATTCAGCTAAGAGTTTTTCATGCTCGAGACCGGTTAAGCGATGCAGGCGTAGATCCAAAATAGCTTGTGCTTGCTCAGGCGACAAATGGTAGAAACCATCATGCATGCCGTATTGCTCATCCAAGTCTTCTGGGCGACTGGATTCAGCGCCGGAGCGCTCAACCATCGCGGAAACTGCGCTGGACTCCCATGCCGTAGCAATTAAACGCTCTTTGGCTTCTGCTGGCGTAGGAGAGTCTTTAATCATGGCAATGACTGGGTCAATGTTGGACAAGGCCACAGCCTGCCCTTCAAGAATATGGCCACGTTCACGGGCTTTGCGTAGTTCATAGACGGTGCGGCGCGTCACTACTTCACGGCGGTGACGGACAAAAACTTCCAGCATGTCTTTGAGGTTAAGCAAGCGTGGCTGACCATCGACGAGGGCAACGACGTTAATGCCGAACACACTTTGCATTTGAGTTTGCGCATAGAGGTTGTTGAGAACCACTTCTGGCACTTCACCACGGCGCAGTTCAATCACCACGCGCATACCGTCTTTATCAGACTCGTCGCGCAACTCACTGATGCCTTCGAGCTTTTTCTCTTTAACCAGCTCCGCGATTTTTTCAATCAAACGGGCTTTGTTCAGCTGATATGGCAACTCACTGATAACGATTTGCTGACGACCACCAACTTTATCAATGTCTTCAATAAAGGTGCGTGCGCGCATGTAAATACGTCCGCGACCGGTGCGGTACGCCTCAACAATGCCTGCGCGGCCGTTAATAATTCCCGCAGTGGGGAAATCAGGGCCTGGAATAAACTGCATCAGCTCATCAATGCAGATATCAGGGTTGTCAATCAGGGCTAAGCAGCCATCAATCACTTCACGCAAGTTGTGCGGAGGAATGTTGGTAGCCATACCTACGGCAATTCCGGAGGAGCCATTGACCAGCAAATTGGGGACCTTGGTCGGCAAAACAGCTGGAATCATTTCCGTGCCGTCGTAGTTCGCTACCCAGTCCACCGTTTCCTTGTCTAAGTCAGCCAGCAGCTCATGGGCTAACTTGGTCATGCGTACTTCGGTATACCGCATTGCAGCTGCGTTATCACCGTCTACGGAACCGAAGTTACCTTGGCCATCGGCCAGCAAGTAACGCAAAGAGAACGGCTGCGCCATACGGACAATGGTGTCGTACACAGCAATATCACCATGTGGGTGATATTTACCGATAACGTCACCGACGACCCGCGCCGATTTCTTATAGGGTTTGTTCCAGTCATTACCCAGTTCACGCATCGCGAACAACACACGCCGGTGTACGGGTTTTAATCCGTCTCGTGCATCTGGCAACGCGCGCCCAACAATTACACTCATCGCATAATCGAGGTACGACTGTCGCATTTCATCTTCGATACTGATCGGAAGGATTTCTTTGGCCAATTCACCCATGGAAGCTCGGTTCCTTATTAATTCATCATGCCCATTACAAGCGGCTTATAGTAACACATGCCGTGCTAACGCGCTCAATCTAGACAATGGCT
Encoded here:
- the rpsA gene encoding 30S ribosomal protein S1, giving the protein MSESFADLFEESLKTLDMQPGAIISGIIVDIDGDWVTVHAGLKSEGVIPVEQFYNEQGELTIKVGDEVHVALDAVEDGFGETKLSREKAKRAESWLVLEASFNAEEVVIGVINGKVKGGFTVDVNGIRAFLPGSLVDVRPVRDTTHLEGKELEFKVIKLDQKRNNVVVSRRSVLEAENSAEREALLENLQEGQQVKGIVKNLTDYGAFVDLGGVDGLLHITDMAWKRIKHPSEIVNVGDEIDVKVLKFDRERNRVSLGLKQLGEDPWVAIKARYPEGTRVNARVTNLTDYGCFAELEEGVEGLVHVSEMDWTNKNIHPSKVVQVGDEVEVQVLDIDEERRRISLGIKQCKSNPWEDFSSQFNKNDKVSGTIKSITDFGIFIGLDGGIDGLVHLSDISWHEAGEEAVRRYKKGDELETVILSVDPERERISLGLKQLEDDPFSSYASEHEKGTIVTGTVKEVDAKGAVILLADDIEAVLKASEISRDRVEDARNVLKEGDEVEAKIINIDRKSRVINLSIKSKDVEEEKDAMKEMRKQEVEAAGPTTLGDLIRQAQEGKN
- a CDS encoding class I SAM-dependent methyltransferase yields the protein MNAQNYYTKIQNIEIEGVDDLIVRSLLDRQQYYDPEGAALRLGICSTSWSLFGMLWPSSIRLASALALRPVNPEEKILEIGCGLALASLVAHRRGANITASDRHPKAKLFLQENLLLNNLPKLPFRHGQWGEHPTPSIADTGAALLEKKYDLIVGSDLLYEPDMPNELARFVNLHASEKSEVWIVDPNRGYRTAFNRKMDKLGFGLSSDEVIIENDPEHGAYRGRLLIYNRC
- a CDS encoding glutaredoxin family protein, which produces MQAHCQLFGTLGCHLCDEAEQVLQPFVAQGLIVELLDIIDSADWLERYALTIPVLRRVDNGQELNWPFDEQDVLQLFT
- a CDS encoding bifunctional prephenate dehydrogenase/3-phosphoshikimate 1-carboxyvinyltransferase, which codes for MQKTPPATPLVKRLVVIGLGLIGASFAKGIRDLGLAEEVIGVDLNLQACQRAVELGVVDSCSTDLAAACKDADVIMLAVPVLALQTLLSKLAALNLKNTIITDAGSVKGHLLAAAQAAFGKLPPLLVLGHPIAGSERSGVEAANPGLFKHHKVILTPHAHTDPAALACVEQLWQGLGADVESMSVDQHDRVLAATSHLPHLLAFGLVDSLAKRSENLEIFRYAAGGFRDFTRIAGSDPVMWHDIFLANREAVLQQLDQFRGDLDVLRNAIAEEDGRHLLGVFTRARVAREHFSTILAQRAYVETMLDNNLIFLASPGGQVNGSIRVPGDKSISHRAIMLGSLAEGVTEIDGFLEGEDALATIQAFRDMGVVIEGPEKGRVVVHGVGLHGLQAPPGPIYVGNSGTTMRLLSGILAAQNFDTTLTGDASLSKRPMNRIAKPLREMGAVIETAAEGRPPLTLRGGQRLTGMHYAMPMASAQVKSCLLLAGMYASGETSVTEPAPTRDHTERMLRGFGYPVEVNGPTAKIESNHALTATHIEVPADISSAAFFMVAACIAPDSELLLEHIGINPTRTGIIDILKLMGADLSLERIHEVGGELVADIRVRSSRLKGIEIPLELVPLAIDEFPVLFIAAACAEGRTILRGAEELRVKESDRIQVMVDGLTTLGVSAQGTPDGIIIEGGPMGGGEIWAHGDHRIAMSFSVAALRANAAIRIHDSVHVATSFPNFLALCKQVGMHVEPEVHS
- a CDS encoding adenylate/guanylate cyclase domain-containing protein; translation: MKANTSNTPLTITPSAPFRELYSRVLAYMFIAVVIAAGTAVGFFSYNLLWLVPYALLYPHFSYFIATKFRQRYPLAVQRSLFSLDALHTGAVIALIGFAIIPTLMGLLIALFSALIIGGIGLMLPMLIAILIFAAGAGVLLQTPLTLEVPLLVSVVSVVFGAVYICVTAYFVHFQGVYLAKAQLDIKREQEKAARLAQNLAKYLSPQVWQTIFSGKRTVSLGTQRKKLTVFFSDIKGFTELSEELEAEALTDVLNTYLNEMSKIVLKYGGTIDKFIGDSVMVFFGDPTTQGSKKDAIAAVSMAIAMRKHMKVLRQQWRAQGIDKPLEIRMGINTGYCTVGNFGADTRMDYTIIGREVNLASRLESAAEAGEILMSNETYSLTKDVVMARDKGQINVKGFSRPIQIFQVVDFRRDLGATSSYVEHELPGFSMYLDTNNIQNYDKERVIGALKEAAERLRDKIIM
- the hisC gene encoding histidinol-phosphate transaminase — translated: MSRDLLALALPSVQELSPYVPGKPVEELARELGLQPEAIVKLASNENPLGPSPKVTAAISQALPELTRYPDGSGFILKDKLAAHYAVDPNQITLGNGSNDILELIARAWLAPGRNAIFSAHAFAVYPIATLASGAQCREVPAKDYGHDLDAMAAAIDSNTRVIFIANPNNPTGTWFDQAALNAFLAKVPSDVLVVLDEAYIEYAADSDLPDGMAYLSRYPNLLVSRTFSKAYGLAALRVGYAVSSLEVADILNRVRQPFNVNSLALVAACAALEDNDYLERSRLLNSQGMQQLEAGFKQLGLSWLPSRGNFIAVDFKRDAAPINQALLEQGVIVRPVAGYAMPTFLRVSIGTSNENQRFLDVLTSVLKQA
- the cmk gene encoding (d)CMP kinase; this encodes MNSPVVITIDGPSGSGKGTVAGLLAMRLQWLLLDSGALYRVLALAADKHKVPLDNEAALEVLAVGLDVQFILDEEGNQRIILENVDVTDAIRNETVGACASQIAALPAVRSGLLRRQQDFREAPGLIADGRDMGTVVFADAPLKVFLTASAEERARRRYLQLKDKGEAVTLTSLLEEIRARDERDTSRAIAPLKPADDAIILDSTTMTIEQVLERILSEVAVRSLAG